The Deltaproteobacteria bacterium genome includes a region encoding these proteins:
- a CDS encoding methyltransferase domain-containing protein, whose amino-acid sequence MTTAAPPNAEMIRYWNEAAGPAWVAMQERLDAQVGPLGERALASAAPAPGERVLEVGCGCGGTTLEIARRVGPGGRVLALDISAPMLARARERAGAAGLGGAIEWRREDAQVAALPAGAFDCVYSRFGVMFFADPPAAFTNLRRALRPGGRLAFVCWQARERNPWMTVPALAAMQHVAFPPPPPPEAPGPFAFADPERVRGILAKAGFAELAIEPHEVAMQLGAGNVEDALELFLVIGPVGQALREAQAGPEVRARVEEALRTVFERFRTPHGVEAPAAAWIVTARNPG is encoded by the coding sequence ATGACGACCGCTGCGCCGCCGAACGCCGAGATGATCCGCTACTGGAACGAGGCCGCCGGGCCCGCCTGGGTGGCGATGCAGGAGCGGCTCGACGCGCAGGTGGGGCCGCTCGGCGAGCGGGCGCTCGCGAGCGCCGCGCCGGCGCCCGGCGAGCGCGTCCTCGAGGTCGGCTGCGGCTGCGGGGGCACGACCCTCGAGATCGCGCGCCGCGTCGGCCCCGGCGGCCGGGTGCTCGCGCTCGACATCTCGGCCCCCATGCTGGCGCGCGCGCGCGAGCGGGCGGGCGCGGCCGGCCTCGGCGGCGCCATCGAGTGGCGCCGCGAGGACGCACAGGTCGCCGCGCTGCCGGCGGGCGCCTTCGACTGCGTCTACTCGCGCTTCGGGGTCATGTTCTTCGCGGACCCGCCGGCGGCCTTCACGAACCTGCGCCGGGCGCTGCGTCCCGGCGGCCGGCTCGCCTTCGTGTGCTGGCAGGCGCGCGAGCGCAACCCGTGGATGACCGTGCCGGCGCTCGCGGCCATGCAGCACGTGGCCTTCCCGCCGCCGCCGCCGCCCGAGGCGCCCGGCCCCTTCGCCTTCGCCGATCCCGAGCGGGTGCGCGGGATCCTCGCGAAGGCCGGCTTCGCCGAGCTCGCGATCGAGCCGCACGAGGTGGCGATGCAGCTCGGCGCCGGCAACGTCGAGGACGCGCTCGAGCTCTTCCTCGTGATCGGGCCGGTCGGGCAGGCGCTGCGCGAGGCGCAGGCCGGGCCCGAGGTGCGCGCCCGCGTCGAGGAGGCCCTGCGCACCGTCTTCGAGCGCTTCCGGACCCCGCACGGCGTCGAGGCGCCGGCCGCCGCGTGGATCGTCACCGCCCGCAACCCCGGTTGA
- a CDS encoding UbiA prenyltransferase family protein: protein MLAKLVRLARPRDWAKAVFILLPVPFALRAGEGRLDPLVLALGIAAFCLTSSGVYALNDVRDAPDDRTHPTKRARPVASGEVSARAAIAWGVALLVAGLSLGLATGRAAAVALLLAYLAINAAYTLGAKGIPLLDVFLLASGFLLRVAFGCALVGAPPSSWLLLCTAWIALFLGFGKRRADLTCGAAAARRSQRLGYTGGFLDHAMGIAASLAMLSYALYGHEAGAFVAGRELAGLPFVAFGFLHVLRIAHLDELRDAPVELAWRSRILQLCGAGWVVATAWSLGLF, encoded by the coding sequence ATGCTGGCGAAGCTCGTCCGCCTCGCGCGCCCGCGCGACTGGGCCAAGGCCGTCTTCATCCTGCTGCCCGTGCCCTTCGCCCTGCGGGCCGGGGAGGGCCGGCTCGATCCGCTCGTCCTGGCGCTCGGGATCGCTGCGTTCTGCCTGACCTCGTCCGGGGTCTACGCGCTCAACGACGTCCGCGACGCCCCGGACGACCGCACCCACCCGACGAAGCGCGCGCGCCCGGTGGCCTCGGGCGAAGTGTCCGCCCGCGCCGCGATCGCCTGGGGCGTGGCGCTCCTCGTCGCCGGCCTCTCGCTCGGGCTCGCGACGGGCCGGGCGGCCGCGGTGGCGCTGCTCCTCGCCTACCTCGCGATCAACGCCGCCTACACGCTCGGCGCCAAGGGGATCCCCCTCCTCGACGTCTTCCTGCTCGCCTCGGGCTTCCTGCTCCGGGTCGCCTTCGGCTGCGCGCTCGTCGGAGCGCCGCCCTCGAGCTGGCTGCTCCTGTGCACGGCGTGGATCGCGCTCTTCCTCGGCTTCGGCAAGCGCCGCGCGGACCTCACCTGCGGCGCCGCGGCCGCCCGGCGCTCGCAGCGCCTCGGCTACACCGGCGGCTTCCTCGACCACGCGATGGGGATCGCCGCGAGCCTCGCGATGCTCAGCTACGCGCTCTACGGCCACGAGGCCGGCGCCTTCGTCGCGGGCCGCGAGCTCGCGGGCCTCCCCTTCGTGGCGTTCGGCTTCCTGCACGTGCTGCGCATCGCGCACCTCGACGAGCTGCGCGACGCGCCCGTCGAGCTGGCCTGGCGCTCGCGGATCCTGCAGCTCTGCGGAGCGGGCTGGGTGGTGGCGACGGCCTGGAGCCTGGGGCTCTTCTAG
- a CDS encoding prepilin peptidase, whose amino-acid sequence MDPTLFVACAAALGAVVGSFLNVVIHRLPRGESVVRPGSRCPACGRAIRPWHNVPVLGWLALGGRCRDCGVRIPARYPLVEAGTAALFALLAWRFGPLPSTALWMAFAAIVLAAALIDFDHRIIPDELSLGGLAVGLGLMPAAQVYEGAAALDAWRHALAGAALGGGLLWGVGFVHARVCAAAGRRFEHWPGEGEDYPRPGSLDWWTWFPGMGFGDVKLLAMIGSFVGPVGVIQTIVAASLAGLVFGVAWALLRRGLGVPFGFGPMLAFGALLAALAPLPGLPLWP is encoded by the coding sequence GTGGATCCGACGCTCTTCGTCGCCTGCGCGGCCGCGCTCGGGGCCGTGGTGGGCTCGTTCCTGAACGTCGTGATCCATCGCCTGCCGCGCGGCGAGTCGGTCGTGCGGCCGGGCTCGCGCTGCCCGGCCTGCGGGCGGGCGATCCGGCCCTGGCACAACGTGCCGGTGCTCGGGTGGCTCGCGCTCGGCGGCCGCTGCCGTGACTGCGGGGTGCGGATCCCGGCCCGCTATCCGCTCGTCGAGGCCGGCACGGCCGCGCTCTTCGCGCTGCTCGCCTGGCGATTCGGCCCGCTCCCCTCGACGGCGCTCTGGATGGCGTTCGCCGCGATCGTGCTGGCGGCGGCGCTGATCGACTTCGACCACCGCATCATCCCCGACGAGCTCTCGCTCGGCGGGCTCGCCGTCGGGCTCGGCCTGATGCCGGCGGCGCAGGTCTACGAAGGGGCCGCCGCGCTCGACGCCTGGCGCCACGCCCTGGCCGGGGCCGCGCTCGGCGGGGGGCTTCTCTGGGGGGTGGGCTTCGTGCACGCGCGGGTGTGCGCCGCGGCCGGCCGGCGCTTCGAGCACTGGCCGGGGGAGGGCGAGGACTACCCGCGTCCGGGCTCGCTCGACTGGTGGACCTGGTTCCCCGGGATGGGCTTCGGCGACGTGAAGCTCCTCGCGATGATCGGGAGCTTCGTGGGCCCGGTGGGCGTGATCCAGACGATCGTCGCGGCGTCGCTCGCCGGGCTCGTCTTCGGGGTCGCGTGGGCGCTCCTGCGGCGCGGGCTCGGCGTGCCCTTCGGCTTCGGCCCGATGCTGGCCTTCGGCGCGCTCCTCGCCGCCCTGGCGCCCTTGCCCGGCCTCCCCCTCTGGCCCTGA
- a CDS encoding ABC transporter permease: MTGALDRILAIAGNTMREAVRSRVLYTLLFFALALIGTGILLATLSYVERDRIMQDVGFAAIRVFGVAIAIFVGIGLVHREVDRRTIYTILSKPIARGEFLLGKYLGLLATVWLQITVMGACFALVSWLAEAPLGAGHAAALAGIGGEVAVMVAIALFFSSISTPMLAALFTAGLWLIGHLTRDLRALGAQADVTSVTRVTEILYRALPDLEAFDFAGHAAHGLPLMASDLVLPALYALGYVVLTLTVAVAAFERRDFR; this comes from the coding sequence GTGACGGGAGCCCTCGACCGCATCCTGGCCATCGCCGGCAACACCATGCGCGAGGCCGTCCGCAGCCGCGTCCTCTATACGCTCCTGTTCTTCGCGCTGGCGCTGATCGGCACCGGCATCCTGCTCGCGACGCTCTCGTATGTGGAACGGGACCGGATCATGCAGGACGTGGGCTTCGCCGCGATCCGCGTGTTCGGGGTGGCGATCGCGATCTTCGTCGGGATCGGCCTCGTCCACCGCGAGGTGGACCGCCGGACGATCTACACGATCCTCTCGAAGCCGATCGCGCGCGGCGAGTTCCTGCTCGGCAAGTATCTGGGTCTGCTCGCCACCGTCTGGCTCCAGATCACGGTGATGGGCGCGTGCTTTGCCTTGGTGTCGTGGCTCGCCGAGGCGCCGCTGGGAGCGGGGCACGCGGCAGCGCTGGCCGGGATCGGCGGCGAGGTGGCGGTGATGGTGGCGATCGCGCTGTTCTTCTCCTCGATCAGCACGCCGATGCTGGCAGCGCTGTTCACGGCGGGCCTGTGGCTGATCGGGCACCTGACCCGCGATCTGCGCGCACTAGGCGCCCAGGCCGACGTCACCTCGGTGACGCGGGTGACCGAGATTCTCTACCGCGCGCTCCCGGACCTCGAGGCCTTCGATTTCGCGGGCCACGCGGCGCACGGCCTGCCCCTGATGGCCAGTGACCTGGTGCTGCCGGCTCTGTACGCGCTCGGCTACGTGGTGCTCACGCTCACCGTCGCCGTGGCTGCCTTCGAGCGCCGCGACTTCCGCTAG
- a CDS encoding ABC transporter ATP-binding protein, protein MSGRDTVVDVEGLVQDFRPGLGLRVRRALDGVSFAVQRGEIFGFVGPNGAGKTTTLKILMGLMRASAGRARVLGHDVRETEYRRQIGFLPEAPYFYDYLTGAEFLAFYARVCGVQRARRSARIAQLLDWVGLAHAGDIRLRTYSKGMLQRIGIAQALIHDPQVVFLDEPMSGLDPIGRKEIRDLIRRLQGEGKTVFMNTHILSDVEMLCDRVAIIVKGRVRWEGAPHAIVADDEVEAVLTGVPVEQAERLATRLGARFRTAGERVELRVAQKELSAILGALLADGAQVLSVAPRRASLESIFLSAVAEGRA, encoded by the coding sequence ATGAGTGGCCGGGATACCGTGGTGGATGTCGAGGGGCTGGTGCAGGACTTCCGGCCGGGTCTCGGCCTGCGGGTCAGGCGCGCACTCGACGGCGTGAGCTTCGCGGTGCAGCGCGGCGAGATCTTCGGGTTCGTCGGGCCGAACGGGGCCGGGAAGACCACCACGTTGAAGATCCTGATGGGACTCATGCGTGCGAGTGCGGGTCGCGCGCGGGTGCTGGGCCACGACGTGCGCGAGACAGAGTATCGGCGCCAGATCGGCTTCCTGCCCGAGGCGCCGTACTTCTACGACTACCTGACCGGGGCGGAATTCCTGGCCTTCTACGCGCGCGTGTGCGGTGTACAGCGGGCGCGGCGCAGCGCGCGGATCGCGCAGCTCCTCGACTGGGTGGGTCTGGCCCACGCGGGCGACATCCGCCTGCGCACCTACTCGAAGGGAATGCTCCAGCGCATCGGGATCGCGCAGGCGCTGATCCACGACCCGCAGGTGGTGTTCCTCGACGAGCCGATGAGTGGCCTCGATCCCATCGGACGCAAGGAGATCCGCGACCTGATCCGGCGTCTGCAGGGCGAGGGGAAGACGGTGTTCATGAACACCCACATCCTGTCGGACGTGGAGATGCTCTGTGACCGGGTGGCAATCATCGTGAAGGGTCGGGTCCGCTGGGAAGGTGCGCCGCACGCGATCGTCGCCGACGACGAGGTCGAGGCGGTGCTGACCGGAGTGCCCGTGGAGCAGGCGGAGCGACTGGCCACACGCCTCGGCGCCCGCTTCCGGACCGCCGGCGAGCGGGTCGAGCTGCGCGTGGCCCAGAAGGAGCTCTCCGCGATCCTCGGCGCGCTGCTGGCGGACGGCGCGCAGGTGTTGTCGGTGGCCCCGCGACGCGCCTCGCTCGAGTCGATCTTCCTGTCGGCCGTGGCGGAGGGCCGCGCGTGA
- a CDS encoding 3'-5' exonuclease, whose translation MPPPPGPGASANEFAFAFLDCEFGGLDPERHDITEVAVIVTDYRLAELTSREWKVVARPERISAEAAEMSGYDAAVWAAEAQPVRTVLTELAELLPKGRKVVPAGQNVRMDVLFLEKAYRACGLAWPFDYHVIDLATLFYAWSLVAGETVSALSLRQAATTAGLVEGAVPHRAAADTRLTLDTFRHYLGRLALRPPPELPPLAPPPPPSGS comes from the coding sequence TTGCCGCCGCCGCCGGGCCCCGGAGCGTCCGCCAACGAGTTCGCCTTCGCGTTCCTCGACTGCGAGTTCGGGGGGCTCGACCCGGAGCGGCACGACATCACCGAGGTCGCGGTGATCGTGACCGACTACCGGCTCGCGGAGCTCACGAGCCGGGAGTGGAAGGTGGTGGCGCGGCCCGAGCGGATCAGCGCCGAGGCGGCCGAGATGTCGGGCTACGACGCGGCGGTCTGGGCGGCCGAGGCGCAGCCGGTGCGCACGGTGTTGACGGAGCTGGCGGAGCTGCTGCCGAAGGGCCGCAAGGTGGTGCCGGCCGGGCAGAACGTGCGCATGGACGTGCTCTTCCTCGAGAAGGCCTACCGCGCGTGCGGCCTCGCCTGGCCCTTCGACTACCACGTGATCGACCTGGCCACGCTCTTCTACGCCTGGTCGCTGGTGGCGGGCGAGACGGTGAGCGCGCTCTCGCTGCGCCAGGCGGCGACGACGGCCGGGCTCGTCGAGGGCGCGGTCCCGCACCGGGCGGCCGCCGACACGCGGCTCACGCTCGACACCTTCCGCCACTACCTCGGGCGGCTCGCGCTCCGCCCGCCGCCCGAGCTGCCGCCCCTCGCGCCGCCGCCCCCGCCCTCCGGATCCTAG
- a CDS encoding phosphotransferase: MADGPRARGRTAREAAPAPAPLSGAAIPAPPPAPGASNPALLAPGASLDRQALARDTLELLQRGAGRKPDVLLVRGPERPFVVKDFAGRAPWLRATLGRWLVGRELRAYRALAGHPAVPRLLGRLDAYAFALEYRPGRRLSRQRAAELPPDFLPRLAHAVAEMHARGVVHLDLRHRSNVLADAAGAPVLIDFASALCLRPGRWPDRLLLGWLAALDRRALAKWRAKLAPGRSAGAGA, translated from the coding sequence CTGGCAGATGGTCCGCGAGCGCGCGGCCGAACGGCGCGCGAAGCCGCGCCCGCGCCGGCCCCACTGAGCGGCGCGGCGATCCCGGCCCCGCCGCCCGCACCCGGCGCGTCGAACCCGGCTCTGCTCGCACCCGGTGCGTCCCTCGACCGCCAGGCGCTCGCCCGCGACACGCTCGAGCTCCTCCAGCGCGGCGCCGGCCGCAAGCCCGACGTCCTGCTCGTGCGCGGCCCCGAGCGGCCCTTCGTCGTGAAGGACTTCGCGGGGCGCGCGCCGTGGCTGCGCGCGACGCTCGGGCGCTGGCTCGTCGGGCGCGAGCTGCGCGCCTATCGCGCGCTCGCGGGACACCCCGCCGTGCCGCGCCTGCTCGGCCGGCTCGACGCCTACGCCTTCGCGCTCGAGTACCGGCCCGGGCGCCGGCTCTCGCGCCAGCGCGCGGCGGAGCTGCCGCCCGACTTCCTGCCGCGCCTCGCGCACGCCGTGGCCGAGATGCACGCGCGCGGCGTCGTCCACCTCGACCTGCGCCACCGCAGCAACGTGCTCGCCGACGCCGCGGGCGCACCGGTCCTGATCGACTTCGCCTCGGCGCTCTGCCTGCGGCCGGGGCGCTGGCCCGACCGGCTGCTCCTCGGCTGGCTCGCGGCCCTCGACCGGCGCGCCCTCGCGAAGTGGCGGGCGAAGCTCGCGCCGGGCCGGAGCGCGGGCGCGGGCGCCTAG
- a CDS encoding RNA polymerase sigma factor: protein MLHLVGDGEQAPPRPAGASARDRLLVARILEGSREHFDELYESYFRRVYRFALKRLGDPAEAEDVTQEVFETIFRVLPSYRGDSSLLVWIFGITRNKVNRRFRRARPRLESLDEVGPEGFASEAAPTDTAVDARRMLDRCDEIVSQRLTPLQRRIFHLKHLRRQPIRSIAEALGKSEDAVKANLYRMRRVLAEGAPGLDGFLS, encoded by the coding sequence TTGCTCCACCTGGTCGGCGACGGGGAGCAAGCACCGCCCCGGCCGGCCGGCGCCTCCGCGCGCGACCGCCTCCTCGTCGCTCGCATCCTCGAAGGCAGCCGGGAGCACTTCGACGAGCTCTACGAGTCCTACTTCCGGCGCGTCTACCGCTTCGCCCTGAAGCGCCTCGGCGACCCGGCCGAGGCCGAGGACGTGACCCAGGAGGTCTTCGAGACGATCTTCCGGGTGCTCCCGAGCTACCGGGGCGACTCGAGCCTGCTCGTCTGGATCTTCGGGATCACCCGCAACAAGGTGAACCGCCGCTTCCGGCGCGCCCGCCCGCGCCTCGAATCGCTCGACGAGGTGGGGCCCGAGGGCTTCGCCTCCGAGGCGGCCCCGACCGACACGGCGGTGGACGCCCGGCGCATGCTCGACCGCTGCGACGAGATCGTGAGCCAGCGCCTGACCCCCCTCCAGCGCCGGATCTTCCACCTGAAGCACCTGCGCCGGCAGCCGATCCGCTCGATCGCCGAGGCGCTCGGGAAGTCCGAGGACGCCGTGAAGGCGAACCTCTACCGGATGCGGCGGGTGCTGGCGGAGGGCGCCCCGGGCCTCGACGGCTTCCTGTCCTAG